A region of the Pseudomonadota bacterium genome:
ATAAGGCTAGGAATGCACCTCAGTTTTTAAGTGCACTTGCATTAAAGGAATAGTTAATGACGAATTATCTCAAAGTTTTATTAAGCCTTTATGTAGCTGTCGTTTCTCTCTTTGCTACTTCATTCTCATACGCAGCTCCAACGCAGCGAGGGTTTCAAATCCCGCTGAATGGTATTTCGGAGCCAGTGCTCGATGACCTCATAGCGAACTGGAGGATCAATGTCGTTCGAGTTCAGGTAGGTGATAACGCCAATATGGATGGGCTAACCGACGCAGCCTACGACGTGATGATGGAATCTCAGTTCCAGCTTCTTGATTCTGTGCTCCCACTCTTCGCCGCCCGCGGGCTGAAGATGGTGTTTATTATGTACTCTCCACCAGGTGGGTTCGAAACCCGTGAAAGTCCATCACATTACAAGATGTTTTCCGATGCCACATTAGGGGATGCGTTTATAGCAAAATGGCAAGAGATCATGGCGCGGTACGGATCAAATGCTGCCATCGCTGGGTTCGATCTAGTTAATGAGCCGGCTATGCGTAAGTCTCTACTTGGCGCTGGCGCTAAGAACTGGAATGGGTTGCTTCTCTCCACGATTGCGGCGATTAGAGAAACGCATCCTACAGTTCCCCTTTTTGTGAAGCCGCTGTACGGCGACCCTTCTCAGTTGACCAGTTTGCCGGCTATTAACGATGCTAATGTGGTATACACGTACAACGCATACTTTTTTAAT
Encoded here:
- a CDS encoding cellulase family glycosylhydrolase; amino-acid sequence: MTNYLKVLLSLYVAVVSLFATSFSYAAPTQRGFQIPLNGISEPVLDDLIANWRINVVRVQVGDNANMDGLTDAAYDVMMESQFQLLDSVLPLFAARGLKMVFIMYSPPGGFETRESPSHYKMFSDATLGDAFIAKWQEIMARYGSNAAIAGFDLVNEPAMRKSLLGAGAKNWNGLLLSTIAAIRETHPTVPLFVKPLYGDPSQLTSLPAINDANVVYTYNAYFFNSYQQSGVSDPPFSIDPPTTKAINDKLRRILASFYLKIYSQVEAKTLPATAFPPRLSVGEATISACATGASSFLSGLLTALETDESAASVKRRERVLREWKRARRNFRSLPKPSFLVADFKKDVAHDSYVIHAFNEARIWDPRYVCDASGNLTYSATETDREAVLKAFFRLNG